The Mastacembelus armatus chromosome 14, fMasArm1.2, whole genome shotgun sequence genomic interval cttAATGAACCCACAGACCCAGAAACTAGACAAACCTCCTAGACCTATTTTAACCTACTCCAAGCCATccataataaatcaataattgaTCAATGTATCCataacagcagaagaaagccatagtggcagatgtagcaatcccaaatgacagcaacatcagaaagaaagaacatgagaagcttgagaaataccaagggctgaaagaagacctagaaaagatgtggaaggcGAAAGTGCAGCTTTCAACAGCTGTCCTTTGAAGTGCCaacagaaacgcttctacatAAAACCTCAGTGCCatccaaagaaacaaaataaattctaGTCTGACAAGAGAAGATGGTATACCTCTGCATGTCTTCCTCAAGTTCAAATTTTACATCagtttccttctcctcctcagtGGTGGTATTGGTAGATGCAGTAGGACCTTGCTCTAGACTGAGTGGGAGCTCCAACAGTGCAGGCAGATTATCTGATAGGGCTGTGAGTTGCCACAGCTGGGTCTGCATTCAAACCACAGTGAAAACATGCCCAGCATTACAAGGAAAACACGCAGGCAATATTTGTTATCATTACATGATAACATACATTACATCTCCTAAATCCCCTAATAGGTGTTATGAGATAACCACTAGAAAGGGACAAATAGACAATCTACATTCTGACATCTGTACAGTGATTGGGGTAATGATATCTCACCACTTTCTCTGGTCTGTATAGACTCGCACATTCTCTGAGCCTTGTGTGGTCAATATGCATCATGATGTCTTGACTGCGGTCAATGGCACCTGTCTGACTATAAACGAGAgaccaataaaacaataaaaaaataaaatacctaGTAATACTCTATATAAAGGATAGAAAAGTGCAATCctattatgttttaatgtttttgaatgACCCCTTGATTTCTTGTTGACCCTCACAATAGTTACAATGAGTAGTGGTTGTTATATTCACAAGAACTGCCTACTCTTACTCAAAGCAGCAAAATATAGGGTGGAGACTAAGTCATAGGGAAAAGGGATGAACTGGGACTGAGTGTAAAGGTTGCTTGATGCacataaaacatccatccatccatccatccatccctccattatCTATGCgtatcccagctctctatgggcaaaaggcagaggtacaccctagacaggtcaccagtccatcgcagggccacatagagacaaacaacctcacacactcacactcactcctatgggcaatttaaaatCACAGATCAACCTGTCATGTCTTTGGACTGCGGGAGGAACCTGGAGAACCTGGAGAGATCCAACAAAAGCAgtggagagaacatgcaaactcgacacagaaaggcccttgTCTCAGTTTGAACCAGGAACCTGCTTGCAGTGGGGCAAAAGTGCTAACCattaatccactgtgctgcccccaTAAACCATAAATCATAAATTTAGGTCCACCTGGTAGCAGTGTAAGAGTATCCAACAAAAGCCAAGTGCACTCCTATTGGGGCTCGGTCCATTACATCAGACAGTGTctcctgaaaaaaataacagatgcCAATTTTCATACGAGCCACAACCTGATATTATTTTGTTAGAAGTTGCATACATTTTGCATGGAACCACACAATGAGTCAGGCTGATATTTTTCATGATTGCTAACTCTGTTAACGTATAAttaaagacaacaaaaaatacagaaatcatctaaacacatttgtctttcaTGAGCCTTTGTATCATCAGAAGGCTACATAAAATAGTTGAGTTGCTTGCATTGCCCACAGAAAAGTTTGAACCATCAATCAAGTTCAGTATGCAGTTTTCTTTTAGACACTATGTATGTTCCTTGCATGACATGGAGATTAACATTCTCTGAATACAATACCATTTCACTAAGAGAGTCATCCAGAATATCAAAGTTGGAGGTGTCGGTTGGGTTAGAAACTTCAGGCAGGAAGGGTGTAGGAAGTTCATGCAGGGAACTCCAGTCCAGTCCACAGAAGAATGGATGGCTTCTGAAGTCTCTGGAGCCTTTCCTTCCCAGGCGGACTTCCCTTTCACAGATAAGTCCAGTGATGAAGGAATGTGCCATGTCAGAAATCTTAGGGCCAGAAGGAGGGAACTCAAAATActcctgtgaaaaaaaaataaatttaagtaGCACAATGTCTGGTGTTTAATCTACTTCTGACTCTTTATGTCTTTTGCAATTTGTTTGAATTACATGTGCAATGCAGCTTCAACTTCCACAGAGCTGGATATGTGATAGTGTTAACATTTACatcaaattaagaaaataattttttgcaggaattgtcagtgcGTTTATGCACCTGAAAGTGAATGATCTTGGCATATGTTTCAGAAATAGATTCTGCGTAGAAGGGTGTGGTCCCCAACAGCATTTCATAGGCACAAATCCCCAGAGCCCACCAGTCACATTCAGGGCCATAACTTCCACCTCCACCCTCTACTGCCCTTAAAATCTCTGGAGACAAATAGTCAGGAGTTCCAACAGTTAGGGATGAGTGAACCTGCAATGAAATCAATAGGTTAATggattttcaaaaacaaaaagcatacaAAATCTAAATGGTATAACTTTTTTCCCAGTTGTTTGCTCTGTTGTGTGAAACAATGTTTACACCATTATTTCCCAGATATTTGCCAGTTTGCTTTTTCAGGAAATTCATGTCAGCTCTTACCATCCCATCCTCTAGGAGCCTCAGACATGAACCAAAGTCCCCTAGTCTGATATGTCCATCAGCTGCCAGCAGGATGTTATCAGGTTTAATGTCTCTGTGTAAGAAATAAAGGGACCACTGTCATTTCATTAATCAAAAATAGGTTTTCACAGGATGCTTGCAGTGGTTCTATCTATTTCATGTTACAGTTCCAGAGAATTTGTACGTTTTTGGTGTAAGCTATGCTGAGCTTGGGGTATATGGGGTGCATGGATGGGGTAGTATGCCTGGTGTAAGTGCCTTGCCACATCTTCAGACAGCTCATTCACCTTTGGATCCTACCTGTGCTTAACCCTCACCTAGGTAAACCATAGGATGTTAGAGCATCACAGAAAACTTGGCCATTCACTACACCCAAGGAAGTTACCAGTTGTAACATCTTTTTGCCATCTGCACTTAAAATGTACTCACTCTTTTGGATAGAGAGAACATGTTATAAACAAGGTCCTGATTTTTGATTGAATTTTGATTCACCCTGAACCCATCCCTCCCCATTCCATATAACATGCCTATGTCTGAAAGACAATTATATAAGAAAGCTGCTCCTGTAAGTAAAAGTGAAAGTCATCCCTGTAGTGCTGGACACAGTCTCCCAAAGAGGCCATCACAGGTGTACCTTGACTTGcccttaaataaaaaaaggtgaACGGGCAAAGTCTCAGATCTGGTCAACATTGTGGCCAGGCTCTTGAAAGAGGAATCTTATGATGCCCTGAAAAATCAGGCTACCTGAGTTCtgcaatgcaaaaacaaaagcaagaaaaTGGCAATTACTGATATATTCCTACTATACGCTGACAACAAGATCCTCCCCTGGATCATCTGCACCATCTGTGTTATCTTAGAAGAAACTTTGAAGTGccatgtgaatgtttttttttttttttttggacttaGCACCTTGATGCACCTTGATGCCTTACTCTTAGATATGTCTTACTCAATAAATATACCCATGTGAATTTTGGCCATGAAGTAGTCCTGTTGATATGGTCTTTTTGATAAGACATGGTCAAGAAAAATTATAAGGAAATACATGTACATTGGCAGAAgaaatattatcattattattattatttttaaccaatgtgaaatataattttgaaaTTATTATGATTCTGCAGTGGGGCTGCAGTCTGAAAgtcaaaacaatgttttcaatGTCAATTCTTTTGAGATGAGAATAACCTACCTATGTACATAACCCAATCTGTGAACAGAGTCAATGGCCATGACCATTTCAGCCAAGTAGAACTGAGCCATGTCCTCAGGGATCCGGTCTCCAAATTTACTGAGCAGAGTCAGCAGATCACCCCCTACATAGTAATCCATCACCAGGTactgaggaagatgaaggtAAAGATTGATGAGGAAAATGGCAGTAGGGTTTAGGTTAAGTACAGCACAGACTATAAAGACTTTAGCACAATACAAGAAACTGACAATAATTGGATCACTGTATTTATAAATACCAAATAGTTGTCATCCTGAAAGGCATAATGCAACTCTGTGATCCAGCGTCTGTCACCCCTCAGCAAAACTTCCCTCTCTTCTTGGTAACATGCTGTCTATATTAGACACAGAAGACTATATTAAAAGTCACAAGTATACAGACAACTGACCAGAAAAATGTCAGACTGAGCTACAAACTGAAGGACATCTGTCATGTGCCTCGGTTTAACTTAgctttttatcttctttttacagtttttctcagtTGCTAAAACACTAAACCTCATTCTCTGAACCAAATTCTTTCCAAATTTTTGAACCAAACACTCTTTTGGCCAAACCTCTTAGCTACCCCACCCCTTTTTTTGCTCAAGACCGAAaaatgcatacccaaattaaactagctgttgtcttt includes:
- the dmpk gene encoding myotonin-protein kinase, encoding MRSTQQVYALKIMNKWDMLRQGETACYQEEREVLLRGDRRWITELHYAFQDDNYLYLVMDYYVGGDLLTLLSKFGDRIPEDMAQFYLAEMVMAIDSVHRLGYVHRDIKPDNILLAADGHIRLGDFGSCLRLLEDGMVHSSLTVGTPDYLSPEILRAVEGGGGSYGPECDWWALGICAYEMLLGTTPFYAESISETYAKIIHFQEYFEFPPSGPKISDMAHSFITGLICEREVRLGRKGSRDFRSHPFFCGLDWSSLHELPTPFLPEVSNPTDTSNFDILDDSLSEMETLSDVMDRAPIGVHLAFVGYSYTATSQTGAIDRSQDIMMHIDHTRLRECASLYRPEKVTQLWQLTALSDNLPALLELPLSLEQGPTASTNTTTEEEKETDVKFELEEDMQRQLQETKRKYCQLEKEMKRLMEDCTALKQTELSICPTSLALPAHCLDSPGDRKQVPTACHYPLVIPQHRHLLLFHRVWLPQVTTESYLLVCAEGGELQAWKRHLYTELS